Proteins from a genomic interval of Eschrichtius robustus isolate mEscRob2 chromosome 9, mEscRob2.pri, whole genome shotgun sequence:
- the FUT9 gene encoding 4-galactosyl-N-acetylglucosaminide 3-alpha-L-fucosyltransferase 9, with product MTSASKGILRPFLIVCIILGCFMACLLIYIKPTNSWIFNPMESASSVLKMKNFFSTKTDYFNETTILIWVWPFGQTFDLTSCQAMFNIQGCHLTTDRSLYNKSHAVLIHHRDISWDLTNLPQQARPPFQKWIWMNLESPTHTPQKSGIEHLFNLTLTYRRDSDIQVPYGFLTVSTNPFVFEVPSKEKLVCWVVSNWNPEHARVKYYNELSKSIEIHTYGQAFGEYVNDKNLIPTISTCKFYLSFENSIHKDYITEKLYNAFLAGSVPVVLGPSRENYENYIPADSFIHVEDYNSPSELAKYLKEVDKNNKLYLSYFNWRKDFTVNLPRFWESHACLACDHVKRHQEYKSVGNLEKWFWN from the coding sequence ATGACCTCGGCATCCAAAGGAATTCTCCGCCCATTTTTAATCGTCTGCATTATCCTGGGCTGCTTCATGGCATGTCTGCTCATTTACATCAAGCCCACCAACAGCTGGATCTTCAATCCCATGGAGTCAGCCAGCTCTGtgctgaaaatgaaaaatttcttcTCCACCAAAACTGATTATTTTAACGAAACTACGATTCTGATTTGGGTGTGGCCCTTCGGGCAGACCTTTGACCTTACATCTTGCCAAGCAATGTTCAACATCCAAGGATGCCATCTCACGACGGACCGGTCCCTGTACAACAAATCACACGCAGTTCTGATCCATCACCGAGACATCAGTTGGGATCTGACTAATTTACCTCAGCAGGCGAGGCCACCCTTCCAGAAATGGATTTGGATGAATTTGGAATCACCAACTCACACACCCCAGAAGAGCGGCATTGAGCACCTGTTCAACCTGACTCTGACTTATCGCCGCGACTCAGATATCCAAGTGCCTTATGGCTTCTTGACGGTGAGCACGAACCCCTTCGTGTTTGAAGTGCCAAGCAAAGAGAAGTTAGTGTGCTGGGTTGTAAGTAACTGGAACCCTGAGCATGCCAGGGTCAAGTATTACAATGAGCTAAGCAAAAGCATTGAAATCCATACCTATGGGCAAGCATTTGGAGAGTATGTGAATGATAAAAATTTGATTCCTACCATATCTACTTGCAAATTTTATCTTTCCTTTGAAAACTCAATCCACAAAGATTACATCACAGAAAAGCTCTACAATGCTTTTCTGGCTGGCTCTGTGCCTGTTGTTTTGGGGCCATCTAGGGAAAACTATGAGAATTATATTCCagcagattcattcattcatgtggaAGATTATAACTCTCCCAGTGAGCTAGCAAAGTATCTGAAGGAAGtagataaaaacaataaattataCCTTAGTTACTTTAACTGGAGGAAAGATTTCACAGTAAATCTTCCACGATTTTGGGAATCACATGCATGCTTGGCTTGTGACCATGTGAAAAGACATCAAGAATATAAATCCGTTGGTAATTTAGAGAAATGGTTTTGGAATTAA